From Caldisericia bacterium, the proteins below share one genomic window:
- a CDS encoding AI-2E family transporter has translation MIEYKNLAKKVLIVIIIIFLFITFLYILYKLKTYFLLILLTTIFSYLFSIITTFLNSKKINLLISKILSILIVLIFIILILFIIVPPVISEVSKIIKNFEDIIKSFSNFIYNQIEEIKIFIEEIKFLNIDFDKLFSSFQENLSSIIINVIEKFFIFLQNTFRVLINVAFAFLISVFFIFERERVLNGLKNEIPIRYRERIVEYINELNFYLKRYILGQAFMSFIVGGSLTIFCYLINIPYAGTLGFIAGVAEIIYYIGPIFTFIIGVVISFTVSPITALWFSIFYIAQQQITANFVYPLFWSKRIVKISPIALFATMIFLLSLFGPLSLFFTVPLLIIFKVTYEFFKKTKLYNDIQNI, from the coding sequence TTTAGCAAAAAAAGTTTTAATCGTTATAATAATAATATTTTTATTTATAACTTTTCTCTATATTCTTTATAAATTAAAAACTTATTTTCTTTTAATTTTACTAACAACTATTTTTTCTTATTTATTCTCGATAATTACAACTTTTTTAAATTCAAAAAAAATTAACCTTTTGATTTCAAAAATTTTATCAATATTAATAGTTCTTATATTTATCATCCTTATTTTATTTATAATAGTTCCTCCTGTAATTAGTGAAGTTTCTAAGATTATTAAAAATTTTGAAGATATAATAAAATCATTTTCCAATTTTATCTATAATCAAATTGAAGAGATAAAAATTTTTATTGAAGAGATTAAATTTTTAAATATTGATTTTGATAAATTATTTTCCTCTTTTCAAGAAAATTTATCCTCAATAATAATAAATGTTATTGAAAAATTTTTTATTTTTTTACAAAATACATTTAGAGTTCTAATAAATGTTGCATTTGCATTTCTTATTTCTGTTTTCTTTATTTTTGAGAGAGAAAGAGTATTAAATGGATTAAAAAATGAAATTCCAATAAGATATAGAGAAAGAATTGTAGAGTATATTAATGAACTAAATTTTTACCTCAAAAGATACATTTTAGGACAAGCATTTATGTCATTTATTGTAGGCGGCTCTCTTACTATTTTTTGTTATTTAATTAATATTCCATATGCTGGAACACTTGGTTTTATTGCGGGTGTTGCTGAAATTATATATTATATTGGACCAATTTTTACATTTATTATAGGTGTTGTAATTTCTTTTACTGTTTCTCCAATTACTGCATTATGGTTTTCAATTTTTTATATAGCTCAGCAACAAATAACAGCTAACTTTGTTTATCCTCTTTTCTGGTCTAAAAGAATAGTAAAAATATCTCCAATAGCCCTTTTTGCAACAATGATTTTTCTTTTATCACTCTTTGGTCCCTTGTCTCTTTTTTTTACTGTTCCACTCTTGATTATATTTAAAGTAACATATGAATTTTTTAAGAAGACCAAATTATACAATGATATTCAAAATATTTAA